Proteins from a single region of Abyssalbus ytuae:
- a CDS encoding amidohydrolase, translated as MRKLLLIPLLLFLSCNKKEKVDLVVTNANIYTVDEAFSKASAFAVKNGKFIQVGTNEDILSKYHSAKILDAGERTVLPGFIDAHCHFYGLGLNMQQADLTGTKSFDEVIGRIIDFQKEKNNSFILGRGWDQNDWPEKEFPSKEKLDELFPATPVVLQRIDGHAYLVNQKVLDLAKITIDTKVEGGEIVVENGRLTGVLVDNPMSLIDDIIPQIDKQTKINALVDAEKLCFNYGLTTVNDAGLNREIIELIDSLHKTDELDMRVYAMISANKKDIDHYLKSGIYKTDKLNVRSVKVYADGALGSRGAALRKPYSDHPGHYGALVTPIETMKDIAAALAKTEFQMNTHAIGDSANHVVLNIYKDKLQGLKDKRWKIEHAQIVSPADFKFFDNIIPSVQPTHATSDMYWAEQRVGPDRIKSGYAYKQLLNINGKIALGTDFPVEQVNPFLTFYAAVARKDVNNYPENGFQIENALTREETLKGMTIWAAYSNFEENEKGSIEPGKFADFIILGKDIMQIPVNEIPALEVEEAYVGGKRVK; from the coding sequence GTGAGAAAACTATTATTAATTCCCTTATTACTATTCCTTTCCTGTAACAAAAAAGAAAAGGTAGATTTAGTAGTTACCAATGCCAATATTTATACAGTAGATGAAGCTTTTTCCAAAGCCAGCGCTTTTGCGGTAAAAAACGGAAAATTTATTCAGGTAGGTACTAATGAGGATATTTTATCCAAATACCACAGTGCAAAAATACTGGATGCCGGAGAAAGAACCGTACTTCCGGGTTTTATTGATGCACATTGTCATTTTTACGGATTGGGACTCAATATGCAGCAAGCCGATTTAACAGGTACTAAAAGTTTTGATGAAGTAATTGGCAGGATTATAGATTTTCAGAAAGAAAAAAATAACAGTTTTATATTAGGAAGAGGTTGGGACCAAAATGATTGGCCCGAAAAAGAATTCCCCTCAAAAGAAAAGTTAGACGAGCTTTTTCCTGCCACCCCGGTGGTTTTACAAAGAATAGATGGTCATGCCTATCTGGTTAACCAAAAAGTATTGGATTTAGCCAAAATTACAATTGATACCAAAGTGGAAGGAGGGGAAATTGTTGTTGAAAACGGCCGGCTCACAGGAGTTCTTGTTGATAATCCTATGAGTTTAATAGATGATATAATCCCGCAAATTGATAAACAAACTAAAATTAATGCACTGGTTGATGCCGAAAAACTGTGTTTTAATTACGGATTAACAACGGTAAACGATGCCGGCCTGAACAGGGAAATTATCGAACTGATTGACAGTTTACATAAAACAGATGAGCTTGATATGCGGGTGTATGCCATGATAAGTGCCAATAAAAAAGATATTGACCACTATTTGAAAAGCGGAATATATAAAACCGATAAACTAAATGTACGGTCAGTAAAAGTATATGCCGACGGAGCCCTCGGATCTCGCGGAGCGGCCTTGAGAAAGCCTTACTCCGATCATCCCGGACATTACGGAGCCTTGGTTACCCCGATTGAAACTATGAAGGATATTGCTGCCGCACTGGCTAAAACAGAATTTCAAATGAACACACATGCCATAGGAGATTCTGCTAACCATGTGGTGCTTAACATTTATAAAGACAAGTTACAAGGCCTTAAAGATAAAAGGTGGAAAATTGAACATGCACAAATAGTATCTCCAGCCGATTTTAAATTTTTTGATAATATTATTCCTTCCGTACAACCCACTCATGCCACCAGTGATATGTATTGGGCAGAGCAACGTGTAGGTCCCGACCGTATAAAAAGTGGGTATGCTTACAAACAATTATTAAATATAAACGGAAAAATAGCTTTGGGCACCGATTTTCCTGTAGAACAGGTGAATCCTTTTTTAACGTTTTATGCAGCCGTAGCCAGGAAAGATGTTAATAATTATCCTGAAAACGGATTTCAGATTGAAAATGCACTCACCCGGGAAGAAACCTTAAAAGGTATGACCATTTGGGCAGCTTATTCCAATTTTGAAGAAAACGAAAAGGGGAGTATAGAACCCGGAAAATTTGCTGATTTTATTATTCTCGGGAAAGATATTATGCAAATACCCGTCAATGAAATTCCTGCCTTGGAAGTAGAAGAAGCATATGTAGGAGGGAAGCGGGTTAAATAA
- a CDS encoding DUF2911 domain-containing protein has product MKQTILLLAIAFMCAFSTKMSAQKFSDIDKSVHDIAYYKTDRSAPPTVKVLYGRPLKRGREIFGSLVPFNKVWRTGANEATEIKFYKDVMFGDEKVKEGTYSLFTIPGAGEWTIILSKDTDVWGAYSYKKENDVARITVPVTMAGESLEAFSIAFKPATDGAYMVLGWDKTRVEVPIK; this is encoded by the coding sequence ATGAAACAAACTATTCTTCTCCTTGCAATTGCATTTATGTGTGCTTTTTCCACCAAGATGAGCGCTCAAAAATTTAGTGACATTGATAAAAGCGTTCATGATATTGCTTATTACAAAACTGACAGGAGTGCACCTCCAACAGTAAAAGTATTGTATGGAAGGCCTCTTAAACGAGGAAGAGAAATATTCGGAAGCCTGGTTCCTTTTAATAAGGTATGGAGAACCGGAGCTAATGAAGCCACCGAAATAAAATTCTATAAGGATGTCATGTTTGGCGATGAAAAAGTTAAAGAGGGAACCTATTCATTATTTACCATTCCGGGAGCCGGTGAATGGACTATTATTTTAAGTAAAGATACTGATGTGTGGGGAGCTTACAGCTATAAAAAAGAAAATGATGTTGCAAGAATAACCGTGCCCGTAACTATGGCAGGCGAATCGCTTGAGGCATTCTCTATTGCCTTTAAACCTGCTACTGATGGTGCTTATATGGTTTTGGGATGGGATAAAACCCGTGTAGAAGTGCCTATTAAATAA
- the asnB gene encoding asparagine synthase B has protein sequence MCGIVCAFELKDKAESLRPQLLEMSKKVRHRGPDWSGIYSNEKAILAHERLAIVDPASGKQPLYSEDGKLVLAANGEIYNHREIRKSFEGKYNFQTQSDCEVILALYKEKGADFVDDLNGIFGFAIYDSEKDEYFVARDHMGIIPLYIGWDQNGTFYVASELKALEGVCTKIELFPPGHYLYSKTGEFVKWYVRDWMEYDNVKDNTTSIDDLQQALEDAVHRQLMSDVPYGVLLSGGLDSSVTSALAKKFAKKRIESDDTTEAWWPQLHSFSVGLEGSPDLAAAQKVADHIGTVHHEIKFTIQEGLDAIKDVIYQLETYDITTVRASTPMYLMARVIKSMGIKMVLSGEGADELFGGYLYFHKAPNAKEFHEETVRKLSKLHMYDCLRANKSLAAWGIEGRVPFLDKEFMDVAMRINPQDKMITPERMEKWVVRKAFEDYLPESVAWRQKEQFSDGVGYSWIDTLKEIVNKEVTDEQMKNAHFRFPIQTPQNKEEFYYRSIFEEHFPSDAAALSVPQEPSVACSTKIALEWDEAFKNMNDPSGRAVAKVHADAYEK, from the coding sequence ATGTGTGGAATAGTTTGTGCATTCGAATTGAAAGATAAGGCCGAAAGTTTAAGGCCACAATTGTTGGAGATGTCAAAAAAAGTTCGTCATCGCGGACCGGATTGGAGTGGTATTTATAGTAATGAAAAAGCTATTTTGGCTCATGAACGTCTGGCCATTGTAGATCCTGCTTCAGGAAAACAGCCTCTTTACAGCGAAGATGGAAAATTAGTTTTAGCTGCCAATGGCGAAATTTATAACCATCGTGAAATACGCAAAAGCTTTGAAGGTAAATATAATTTCCAGACTCAGTCCGACTGCGAAGTTATTCTGGCACTTTATAAAGAAAAAGGAGCCGACTTTGTAGATGACTTAAACGGAATATTCGGTTTTGCTATCTACGATAGTGAAAAAGATGAATACTTTGTTGCCCGTGACCATATGGGAATTATTCCTTTATATATAGGATGGGACCAGAACGGAACTTTCTATGTAGCTTCCGAATTAAAAGCACTTGAAGGTGTATGTACAAAAATAGAGTTATTTCCGCCCGGGCATTACCTGTATAGTAAAACGGGAGAGTTTGTAAAATGGTATGTGAGAGACTGGATGGAGTATGATAATGTCAAAGATAACACAACCAGTATAGATGATTTACAACAAGCCCTGGAAGATGCAGTACATCGCCAGCTTATGAGTGATGTACCCTATGGAGTATTGCTTTCAGGCGGTTTGGATTCTTCCGTAACATCAGCCCTAGCTAAAAAATTTGCCAAAAAGAGAATTGAATCAGACGATACCACTGAAGCCTGGTGGCCACAATTACATTCCTTTTCCGTAGGATTAGAAGGTTCTCCCGATCTTGCAGCTGCCCAAAAAGTAGCCGATCATATAGGAACCGTACACCATGAAATAAAATTTACAATACAAGAAGGGCTCGATGCAATAAAAGATGTTATCTACCAGCTCGAAACATACGATATAACTACTGTAAGAGCATCAACCCCTATGTATCTAATGGCCAGGGTTATAAAATCCATGGGTATAAAAATGGTCTTATCCGGAGAAGGAGCCGACGAGCTTTTTGGAGGATACCTCTATTTTCACAAAGCCCCCAACGCAAAAGAATTTCACGAAGAAACCGTGAGAAAACTAAGTAAACTCCATATGTATGACTGTTTAAGAGCAAATAAATCATTGGCAGCATGGGGTATAGAAGGACGTGTACCTTTTCTCGACAAGGAATTTATGGATGTTGCAATGAGAATAAATCCTCAGGATAAAATGATTACCCCGGAGCGTATGGAAAAATGGGTGGTACGGAAAGCCTTTGAAGATTATTTACCCGAGAGTGTGGCATGGAGACAAAAAGAACAATTTTCTGATGGCGTAGGTTACAGTTGGATTGATACCTTAAAAGAAATAGTGAACAAAGAAGTTACCGATGAGCAAATGAAAAATGCACATTTCAGGTTTCCCATACAAACACCTCAAAATAAAGAAGAGTTTTATTACCGTTCAATATTTGAAGAACATTTTCCAAGCGATGCCGCTGCATTAAGTGTTCCTCAGGAGCCTTCAGTAGCGTGCAGTACCAAAATAGCCTTAGAATGGGATGAAGCATTTAAAAACATGAATGACCCATCAGGAAGAGCAGTCGCAAAAGTACATGCCGATGCCTACGAAAAATAA
- the gyrB gene encoding DNA topoisomerase (ATP-hydrolyzing) subunit B encodes MSEEVNKKQYSADSIQALEGMEHVRMRPSMYIGDVGPRGLHHLVYEVVDNSIDEALAGYCDTISVTINEDNSITVEDNGRGIPVDIHKKEGVSALEVVMTKIGAGGKFDKDSYKVSGGLHGVGVSCVNALSDHLKATVHRDGKIWEQEYERGKALYPVKTVGQTDKRGTEVTFKPDATIFQQTLEYSYDTLASRMRELSFLNKGITITLTDKRNKNEKGEFEGEKFHSEEGLKEFIKYLDGNREPLIAEVISMEGEKNGIPVEVAMVYNTSFTENLHSYVNNINTHEGGTHLSGFRRGLTTTLKKYADSSGLLDKLKFEISGDDFREGLTAIVSVKVAEPQFEGQTKTKLGNREVTSAVSQAVSEMLENYLEEHPNDAKTIVQKVILAAQARHAARKAREMVQRKTVMSGGGLPGKLSDCSEQDPEKCEVFLVEGDSAGGTAKQGRDRNFQAILPLRGKILNVEKAMHHKVFENEEIRNIFTALGVTIGTEEDSKALNLEKLRYHKIVIMCDADVDGSHISTLILTFFFRYMKELIENGHVYIATPPLYLVKKGNKKQYAWNDKERDEIAEQMGGSVGIQRYKGLGEMNAEQLWDTTMNPEFRTLRQVTIENGSEADRIFSMLMGDEVPPRREFIEKNAIYANIDA; translated from the coding sequence ATGAGCGAGGAAGTAAATAAGAAACAGTATTCAGCTGATAGTATTCAGGCGCTGGAAGGAATGGAACATGTGCGCATGCGCCCCTCTATGTACATTGGCGATGTAGGGCCCCGTGGTTTGCATCATCTTGTTTATGAAGTAGTAGATAACTCGATAGATGAAGCCCTTGCCGGGTATTGTGATACTATAAGCGTAACCATAAATGAAGATAACTCCATTACCGTTGAAGATAACGGTAGGGGGATTCCCGTAGATATACATAAAAAAGAAGGTGTTTCTGCCCTCGAGGTGGTTATGACCAAAATAGGGGCCGGAGGAAAATTTGATAAAGATTCCTATAAAGTTTCCGGTGGTTTGCATGGGGTAGGTGTATCATGTGTGAACGCATTGTCCGATCATTTAAAAGCTACCGTGCACCGCGACGGAAAAATATGGGAACAGGAATATGAAAGGGGGAAAGCCTTATATCCTGTAAAAACAGTTGGCCAAACCGATAAAAGGGGTACCGAAGTTACTTTTAAACCTGATGCGACTATATTTCAACAAACACTTGAGTATAGTTACGATACACTGGCTTCCCGTATGAGGGAACTTTCCTTTCTCAATAAAGGGATAACCATTACGCTTACCGACAAAAGGAATAAAAACGAAAAAGGGGAATTTGAAGGGGAAAAATTTCATTCCGAAGAAGGGCTGAAAGAATTTATTAAATATTTAGACGGAAACAGGGAACCTCTTATAGCCGAAGTTATTTCAATGGAAGGAGAAAAAAATGGCATCCCTGTTGAAGTAGCCATGGTGTATAATACTTCGTTTACTGAGAATTTACACTCCTATGTAAACAATATAAATACCCATGAAGGAGGTACCCACCTGTCAGGGTTTAGACGGGGATTAACAACTACCTTAAAAAAATATGCCGATTCATCAGGTTTACTCGATAAATTAAAATTTGAAATTTCCGGTGATGACTTCCGCGAAGGTTTAACTGCTATCGTATCAGTTAAAGTGGCAGAACCCCAGTTTGAAGGGCAAACAAAAACCAAATTAGGTAACCGTGAAGTCACTTCAGCAGTGTCACAGGCTGTGTCAGAAATGCTCGAAAACTATCTGGAAGAGCATCCCAACGATGCCAAAACCATTGTGCAAAAAGTAATTTTGGCTGCCCAGGCTCGTCATGCTGCCCGCAAAGCACGCGAAATGGTACAGCGTAAAACAGTGATGAGCGGAGGCGGTTTGCCTGGTAAATTATCCGATTGTTCAGAACAGGACCCTGAAAAATGTGAAGTTTTCCTTGTAGAGGGAGACTCGGCAGGAGGTACCGCCAAACAAGGAAGAGACCGGAATTTTCAGGCTATCCTGCCGCTACGCGGAAAAATTCTGAATGTTGAAAAAGCTATGCACCATAAAGTATTCGAAAATGAAGAAATCAGGAATATTTTTACTGCATTAGGGGTTACCATAGGTACCGAAGAAGATAGTAAAGCCTTAAACCTTGAAAAACTCCGTTACCATAAAATAGTAATTATGTGTGATGCCGATGTAGACGGCTCGCATATTTCTACCTTAATACTTACCTTCTTCTTCCGCTATATGAAAGAGTTGATTGAAAACGGACATGTTTATATAGCTACGCCTCCTTTATATTTAGTGAAAAAAGGAAATAAAAAGCAATATGCATGGAACGATAAAGAGCGAGATGAAATTGCCGAACAAATGGGAGGTAGTGTAGGAATTCAACGGTATAAAGGTCTGGGTGAAATGAATGCAGAACAGCTTTGGGATACTACGATGAACCCCGAGTTCCGTACACTACGTCAGGTAACCATAGAAAATGGTTCTGAAGCCGACAGGATTTTCTCCATGCTCATGGGTGATGAAGTACCACCACGAAGAGAATTTATTGAGAAAAATGCTATCTATGCTAATATTGATGCATAA
- a CDS encoding DUF6588 family protein, translated as MKKISIFLALLTLGLGFSQENINDIFAAGINDAQTFAEDYFAPATEGAMFSISNGWFNSADVKPLLGFEISFIGNITPVKDEKKSFILNVDDYENLQFADGSPSKAVSTALGDIEGVEVVIEGPLAGSVDDARFELPAGLASGGVDFIPTGFIQASLGVIKATELKVRFFPKIKTDDVKVGFYGFGVQHEFTKWLPADKVMPIAISGLIGYTHLDGSYDFTDTGIIEGDNQRVESKMNTWVFQAIASTKLPVINFYGSIGYMTGKSETDVLGTYVVSEGPFTSEVYVDPFSISNKANGARATLGTKLKLSFFRLNAEYTFAKFNNFNFGVSFGFR; from the coding sequence ATGAAAAAAATTAGCATATTTCTTGCCCTATTAACCTTAGGGTTGGGGTTTTCCCAGGAGAACATCAATGATATTTTTGCAGCCGGCATAAATGATGCCCAAACGTTTGCAGAAGATTATTTTGCCCCAGCAACCGAAGGGGCTATGTTTAGCATTAGCAACGGATGGTTTAACAGTGCTGATGTAAAACCTCTTCTCGGATTTGAAATATCTTTTATAGGAAATATCACTCCGGTTAAAGATGAAAAAAAATCTTTTATTCTCAACGTGGATGATTACGAAAACCTTCAGTTTGCTGATGGTAGTCCAAGTAAAGCGGTTTCTACTGCGCTGGGCGATATTGAAGGAGTTGAGGTAGTGATAGAAGGGCCATTGGCAGGATCAGTTGATGATGCCCGGTTTGAACTACCTGCAGGTCTGGCTTCCGGGGGTGTAGATTTTATACCCACAGGGTTTATTCAGGCAAGCCTGGGGGTGATTAAAGCAACCGAGCTTAAGGTGCGGTTTTTCCCTAAAATAAAAACAGATGATGTAAAAGTGGGCTTTTACGGATTTGGTGTTCAGCATGAATTTACCAAGTGGCTGCCTGCCGATAAAGTAATGCCCATAGCTATTTCGGGTTTAATAGGATATACCCATTTGGACGGTAGTTATGATTTTACCGATACCGGTATTATTGAAGGTGACAACCAGCGGGTGGAATCGAAAATGAATACATGGGTATTTCAGGCAATAGCATCAACAAAATTGCCTGTCATTAACTTTTACGGAAGTATCGGTTACATGACCGGTAAATCAGAAACTGACGTATTAGGTACCTATGTAGTGAGCGAGGGGCCTTTTACAAGTGAAGTCTATGTAGATCCTTTTTCTATTTCCAATAAAGCAAACGGAGCCAGGGCCACATTGGGTACTAAACTCAAGTTGTCTTTTTTCAGGCTTAATGCCGAATATACCTTTGCTAAATTCAATAACTTTAACTTTGGTGTAAGCTTTGGTTTCAGATAG
- a CDS encoding helix-turn-helix domain-containing protein, which yields METKSWKEIKDSVYGKKGTERRDELERDFESFKIGLLLRKAREEKNMTQEQLGELVDKKRTYISRVENNGSNLTLKTLYDIVEKGLGGKVKISIEI from the coding sequence ATGGAAACTAAAAGCTGGAAAGAAATAAAGGATTCCGTTTACGGAAAAAAAGGAACAGAACGCAGAGATGAACTTGAACGTGACTTTGAGTCGTTTAAAATAGGGTTGCTTTTGAGAAAAGCCAGAGAAGAAAAAAATATGACCCAGGAACAACTCGGCGAATTGGTTGACAAAAAACGAACTTATATTTCAAGGGTTGAAAACAATGGGAGTAACCTGACTTTAAAAACACTTTACGACATCGTTGAAAAAGGACTTGGTGGAAAAGTGAAAATATCCATTGAAATATAA
- a CDS encoding type II toxin-antitoxin system RelE/ParE family toxin, whose amino-acid sequence MNKVREVIAYKHYFEEFLLTQPTKVQDKIYKVIEIIETYERVPSNYLKAIVGVNGLYEARIKLSSNIWRVFCFFDKGNLVILLNGFQKKTQKTPKKEIDKALKLMESYFKDKNKKNGN is encoded by the coding sequence ATGAATAAAGTCAGGGAAGTAATTGCATACAAACACTATTTCGAGGAATTCCTTCTGACTCAACCAACCAAAGTTCAGGACAAAATATACAAGGTTATTGAAATAATAGAAACCTACGAAAGAGTACCCTCAAACTACTTGAAGGCAATTGTTGGAGTAAATGGACTTTATGAAGCAAGAATAAAACTCAGTTCAAATATTTGGCGGGTTTTCTGCTTCTTTGACAAAGGTAATTTGGTCATTCTCTTAAACGGTTTTCAGAAAAAGACACAGAAAACCCCGAAAAAAGAAATTGACAAAGCATTAAAGTTAATGGAATCATATTTTAAAGATAAAAACAAAAAAAATGGAAACTAA
- the mdh gene encoding malate dehydrogenase encodes MKITVVGAGAVGASCAEYIAIKNFASEVVLVDIKEGYAEGKAMDLMQTASLNGFDTKITGTTGDYAKTAGSDVVVITSGIPRKPGMTREELIGINAGIVKSVASSLIEHSPNTIVIVVSNPMDTMTYLVHKTTGLPKNRIIGMGGALDSARFKYRLAEALEAPISDVDGMVIGGHSDTGMVPITRLATRNSVPVSKFISEERLSQVAEDTKVGGATLTKLLGTSAWYAPGAAVSALAQAIACDQKKMFPCSALLEGEYGLKDICIGVPVILGANGIEKIVEIELSEAEKAKMKESAQGVSATNSLLEV; translated from the coding sequence ATGAAAATAACAGTAGTTGGAGCTGGTGCCGTAGGGGCCAGCTGTGCTGAGTACATTGCGATTAAAAATTTTGCTTCAGAGGTGGTTTTGGTAGATATTAAGGAAGGTTACGCTGAAGGAAAAGCAATGGATTTAATGCAAACAGCATCTTTAAACGGATTTGACACTAAAATTACCGGTACAACAGGCGATTACGCTAAAACAGCAGGTAGTGACGTTGTGGTTATTACCAGTGGTATTCCCCGTAAGCCCGGCATGACCCGTGAAGAATTGATAGGAATCAATGCGGGGATAGTTAAGTCTGTAGCATCAAGTTTAATAGAACATTCACCAAATACTATTGTTATTGTTGTGAGTAACCCAATGGATACAATGACGTATCTGGTTCATAAAACAACAGGTTTGCCAAAAAACAGAATTATAGGTATGGGAGGTGCTTTGGATAGTGCCCGTTTTAAATACAGGCTGGCAGAAGCTTTAGAAGCACCTATATCCGATGTGGACGGTATGGTAATAGGCGGTCACAGCGATACAGGAATGGTGCCTATAACCCGTTTGGCTACACGTAACAGTGTTCCCGTATCTAAATTTATTTCAGAAGAAAGACTAAGCCAGGTAGCTGAAGATACCAAGGTTGGTGGTGCTACCCTTACCAAATTATTGGGTACATCGGCTTGGTATGCACCCGGTGCAGCAGTATCTGCACTAGCTCAGGCAATAGCCTGCGATCAGAAAAAAATGTTTCCCTGCTCTGCACTTCTTGAAGGAGAGTACGGATTAAAAGATATATGCATTGGGGTGCCGGTTATATTAGGGGCCAATGGTATTGAAAAAATTGTAGAAATAGAACTTAGCGAGGCTGAAAAAGCTAAAATGAAAGAAAGCGCCCAGGGAGTTTCTGCAACAAATTCTTTGCTGGAAGTTTAA